The following are encoded together in the Rhinopithecus roxellana isolate Shanxi Qingling chromosome 5, ASM756505v1, whole genome shotgun sequence genome:
- the DHRS7 gene encoding dehydrogenase/reductase SDR family member 7: MNWELLLWLLALCALLLLVVQLLRFLRADGDLTLLWAEWQGRRPEWELTDMVVWVTGASSGIGEELAYQLSKLGVSLVLSARRVHELERVKRRCLENGNLKEKDILVLPLDLTDTGSHEAATEAVLQEFGRIDILVNNGGISQRSLCVDTSLDVYRKLIELNYLGTVSLTKCVLPHMIERKQGKIVTVNSILGIISAPLSTGYCASKHALRGFFNGLRTELAAYPGIIVSNICPGPVQSNIVENSLAGEVTKTIANNGDQSHKMTTSRCVRLMLISMANDLKEVWISQQPFLLVTYLWQYMPTWAWWITSKMGKKRIENFKSGVDADSSYFKIFKTKRD, from the exons ATGAACTGGGAGCTGCTGCTCTGGCTGCTGGCTCTGTGCGCGTTGCTCCTGCTCGTGGTGCAGCTGCTGCGCTTCCTGCGGGCTGACGGCGACCTGACGCTACTATGGGCCGAGTGGCAGGGACGACGCCCAG AATGGGAGCTGACTGATATGGTGGTGTGGGTGACTGGAGCCTCGAGTGGAATTGGTGAGGAGCTGGCTTACCAGTTGTCTAAACTAGGCGTTTCTCTTGTGCTGTCAGCCAGAAGAGTGCATGAGCTGGAAAGGGTGAAAAGAAGATGTCTAG agAATggcaatttaaaagaaaaagatatacttGTTTTGCCCCTTGACCTGACCGACACTGGTTCCCATGAAGCGGCTACCGAAGCTGTTCTCCAGGAGTTTGGTAGA ATCGACATTCTGGTCAACAATGGTGGAATATCCCAGCGTTCTTTGTGCGTGGATACCAGCTTGGATGTCTACAGAAAGCTAATAGAGCTTAACTACTTAGGGACGGTGTCCTTGACAAAATGTGTTCTGCCTCACATGATCGAGAGGAAGCAAGGAAAGATTGTTACTGTGAATAGCATCCTGGGTATCATATCTGCACCTCTTTCCACTGGATACTGTGCTAGCAAGCATGCTCTCCGG GGTTTTTTTAATGGCCTTCGAACAGAACTTGCCGCATACCCAGGTATAATAGTTTCTAACATTTGCCCAGGACCTGTGCAATCAAATATTGTGGAGAATTCCCTAGCTGGAGAAGTCACAAAG acTATAGCCAATAATGGAGACCAGTCTCACAAGATGACAACCAGTCGTTGTGTGCGGCTGATGTTAATCAGCATGGCCAATGATTTGAAAGAAGTTTGGATCTCACAACAACCTTTCTTGTTAGTAACATATTTGTGGCAATACATGCCAACCTGGGCCTGGTGGATAACCAGCAAGATGGGGAAGAAAAGGATTGAGAACTTTAAGAGTGGTGTG GATGCAGactcttcttattttaaaatctttaagacAAAACGTGACTGA